In Nicotiana tabacum cultivar K326 chromosome 11, ASM71507v2, whole genome shotgun sequence, a single window of DNA contains:
- the LOC107825381 gene encoding DNA polymerase-like produces MNPGSPFGELVGSLFESWLKARKEGNEAMAYVYKILMNSLYGRFGINPESIQTEVCNYDKYNQLIITTGFQYAEKLSDKYYIIAYKTNTERVPDAEWRPPRIAAVQISAAITTCARIHMHPYNSREDCYYTDTDSVILGSPLPDDDVSPTELGKFKLEHKLSKGIFLSPKGYCLWTDKNQIIIKHKGLAKPLVSDKWYETQYADLKRRIVALVDSNFLINWATLDIMKKTKLVKLSTQTNTKREPVYDNNQDWVDTKPVNVKDYARQDKRVLLYKYRIQSDSIIKDKQG; encoded by the coding sequence ATGAATCCTGGCAGCCCATTCGGGGAGTTAGTTGGCTCCCTCTTTGAGAGCTGGTTAAAGGCAAGAAAAGAAGGTAATGAGGCCATGGCCTATGTGTACAAGATCCTTATGAATTCATTATACGGTAGATTTGGTATTAACCCTGAATCCATACAGACAGAGGTCTGCAATTATGATAAATATAATCAATTAATTATAACAACAGGGTTCCAGTATGCGGAGAAGCTTAGCGATAAATACTACATTATTGCCTATAAGACTAATACAGAACGGGTTCCAGACGCGGAGTGGAGGCCGCCAAGGATAGCAGCAGTTCAGATATCAGCGGCTATCACAACATGCGCTCGTATCCATATGCATCCTTACAATTCAAGAGAAGATTGTTACTACACGGATACAGACTCAGTTATCCTTGGGAGTCCTCTTCCTGATGATGATGTCTCACCCACTGAATTGGGGAAGTTTAAGCTGGAGCACAAATTAAGTAAAGGTATCTTTTTATCACCAAAGGGTTATTGTCTTTGGACTGATAAAAATCAGATCATAATTAAACATAAGGGGTTAGCTAAACCATTGGTCAGTGATAAGTGGTATGAAACACAATACGCTGATTTAAAACGGAGAATAGTGGCCCTTGTTGATTCTAACTTCCTAATAAATTGGGCAACACTGGACATCATGAAAAAGACCAAATTAGTGAAGTTAAGTACCCAAACTAATACCAAGAGGGAACCGGTGTATGACAATAATCAAGATTGGGTTGATACAAAACCAGTGAATGTGAAAGACTACGCGAGACAAGATAAAAGAGTACTTCTATATAAATATAGGATACAATCCGATAGTATCATCAAAGATAAGCAAGGCTAG